In the Sarcophilus harrisii chromosome 3, mSarHar1.11, whole genome shotgun sequence genome, one interval contains:
- the LOC105750126 gene encoding carcinoembryonic antigen-related cell adhesion molecule 4 isoform X3, protein MSRIPHSAGSLWKGLLITAALLSTRIQSESTEPPTMELKSSLPYGTVGGNITLSILGLSQQPGRYTWFRKTTKESNRIVTYIVRTGQRIPASGRETVFPNGSLLITNLTLDDSDEYIVELFSTIDGGKNFQLAFLRIHLQVYANLNFRGRVIAGIVIGVLAGLALIGVLIYFLFIRKTGGASQGMLGDPGPGGRTQKHNVSVGDMQRREFPTLFPPLKENQFLIESRHKTYQEDLLSWFLSPSRTDSEK, encoded by the exons CTGCTCTCCTCAGCACCCGGATCCAGTCGGAGTCTACTGAACCTCCTACAATGGAACTGAAGTCCAGCCTACCTTACGGGACGGTGGGGGGCAACATCACCTTGTCCATCCTGGGGCTTTCACAGCAACCTGGAAGATACACTTGGTTCAGAAAGACCACAAAGGAGTCTAACAGAATTGTGACCTACATTGTTCGGACAGGACAGCGGATACCAGCCAGTGGTCGAGAGACTGTGTTCCCCAATGGCTCTCTGCTCATCACTAACCTCACTCTTGATGACAGCGATGAATACATAGTAGAGCTTTTTTCTACAATTGATGGTGGGAAAAACTTTCAGCTAGCCTTTCTCAGGATACATTTGCAAGTATATG CAAATTTGAATTTCAGAGGAAGGGTCATTGCTGGCATTGTGATTGGCGTCCTGGCTGGGCTGGCCCTAATTGGGGTCCTCATCTATTTTCTGTTCATCAGAAAGACTGGAGG AGCCTCACAAGGAATGCTGGGAGACCCAGGCCCAGGAGGGAGAACTCAGAAACATA ATGTATCTGTGGGGGACATGCAAAGGAGAGAATTTCCtaccctctttcctcccctcaaGGAAAATCAGTTTCTCATAGAATCCAGGCACAAGACATACCAAGAAGACCTACTGTCTtggtttctctctccctctaggacagattctgaaaaataa
- the LOC105750126 gene encoding carcinoembryonic antigen-related cell adhesion molecule 4 isoform X2 has protein sequence MSRIPHSAGSLWKGLLITAALLSTRIQSESTEPPTMELKSSLPYGTVGGNITLSILGLSQQPGRYTWFRKTTKESNRIVTYIVRTGQRIPASGRETVFPNGSLLITNLTLDDSDEYIVELFSTIDGGKNFQLAFLRIHLQVYANLNFRGRVIAGIVIGVLAGLALIGVLIYFLFIRKTGGASQGMLGDPGPGGRTQKHRQILKNNIYWQQDSTPSAQDLNSTPTISAAASENLYQFLRKSLVITVPSLVLLS, from the exons CTGCTCTCCTCAGCACCCGGATCCAGTCGGAGTCTACTGAACCTCCTACAATGGAACTGAAGTCCAGCCTACCTTACGGGACGGTGGGGGGCAACATCACCTTGTCCATCCTGGGGCTTTCACAGCAACCTGGAAGATACACTTGGTTCAGAAAGACCACAAAGGAGTCTAACAGAATTGTGACCTACATTGTTCGGACAGGACAGCGGATACCAGCCAGTGGTCGAGAGACTGTGTTCCCCAATGGCTCTCTGCTCATCACTAACCTCACTCTTGATGACAGCGATGAATACATAGTAGAGCTTTTTTCTACAATTGATGGTGGGAAAAACTTTCAGCTAGCCTTTCTCAGGATACATTTGCAAGTATATG CAAATTTGAATTTCAGAGGAAGGGTCATTGCTGGCATTGTGATTGGCGTCCTGGCTGGGCTGGCCCTAATTGGGGTCCTCATCTATTTTCTGTTCATCAGAAAGACTGGAGG AGCCTCACAAGGAATGCTGGGAGACCCAGGCCCAGGAGGGAGAACTCAGAAACATA gacagattctgaaaaataatatttactggCAACAAGACTCAACTCCTTCTGCACAG GACCTGAACTCCACACCCACCATTTCTGCAGCAGCCTCTGAAAATCTTTACCAG TTTCTAAGAAAAAGTTTAGTCATAACAGTTCCATCCTTGGTCTTGCTGAGCTAA
- the LOC105750126 gene encoding carcinoembryonic antigen-related cell adhesion molecule 4 isoform X1: MSRIPHSAGSLWKGLLITAALLSTRIQSESTEPPTMELKSSLPYGTVGGNITLSILGLSQQPGRYTWFRKTTKESNRIVTYIVRTGQRIPASGRETVFPNGSLLITNLTLDDSDEYIVELFSTIDGGKNFQLAFLRIHLQVYANLNFRGRVIAGIVIGVLAGLALIGVLIYFLFIRKTGGASQGMLGDPGPGGRTQKHRQILKNNIYWQQDSTPSAQDLNSTPTISAAASENLYQALDVTKVDIYDSFDVMKKPETKESGKIS; encoded by the exons CTGCTCTCCTCAGCACCCGGATCCAGTCGGAGTCTACTGAACCTCCTACAATGGAACTGAAGTCCAGCCTACCTTACGGGACGGTGGGGGGCAACATCACCTTGTCCATCCTGGGGCTTTCACAGCAACCTGGAAGATACACTTGGTTCAGAAAGACCACAAAGGAGTCTAACAGAATTGTGACCTACATTGTTCGGACAGGACAGCGGATACCAGCCAGTGGTCGAGAGACTGTGTTCCCCAATGGCTCTCTGCTCATCACTAACCTCACTCTTGATGACAGCGATGAATACATAGTAGAGCTTTTTTCTACAATTGATGGTGGGAAAAACTTTCAGCTAGCCTTTCTCAGGATACATTTGCAAGTATATG CAAATTTGAATTTCAGAGGAAGGGTCATTGCTGGCATTGTGATTGGCGTCCTGGCTGGGCTGGCCCTAATTGGGGTCCTCATCTATTTTCTGTTCATCAGAAAGACTGGAGG AGCCTCACAAGGAATGCTGGGAGACCCAGGCCCAGGAGGGAGAACTCAGAAACATA gacagattctgaaaaataatatttactggCAACAAGACTCAACTCCTTCTGCACAG GACCTGAACTCCACACCCACCATTTCTGCAGCAGCCTCTGAAAATCTTTACCAG GCACTGGATGTTACCAAAGTGGATATTTATGACAGTTTTGATGTCATGAAGAAGCCTGAAACTAAGGAAAGTGGGAAAATTTCCTAG